ATTAGCTTTTGTATGTATTGCCATATTCTGAGGGTCAATTTGTTCCATCGAGAAACTGGAACGTTGTAATTTTGATGCGAGATTCGAGGTGCGAGATGTGTAATTTGATCAAATGGCTCATGTCCATGATTCATGTAAACTACCCATAATAAAACGGATTGGAGCCTGCCTTCTGTTCCATGCCATTGGTTCCACATGTAGTTGGCATTACCATAAATTGAGTTTTGATGGGTATACCCATTCTTTGTTAGAATTATACTTATGATTCTTACTTAAGACATGACATTATATTTAATGTTTTGATTTCTTCTTTTATGTAAGCACAAGCTGCActgatcaaaataatttatcaagcGTGTAGTTGAAATAATACCTTGAAGCTTGCTAttggcataaaaaataaataaataatcattttattcttgTTGGAAATGTGGTGTGGTcatttcattcttctttttttcttttgtttctttggtCACTAATTTTCTTATATTGATGTAccctttactttttgttttttcctttgttaCAGTACAATGAAGTCTTGGGCAGGGGTGCTTTCAAAACTGTGTATGGttcctactctctctctctctctctctctctctctctctctctctctctctctctctctctctcccccctatttattttgatctattttcaaagaaaatattttaggggAGAAACATTTCCAAACAGAAGAGTGGTTGTACTTGTGGTCCCTGACTTCTTCTTTGTAGTTTTAAGGCATTTGATGAAGTTGATGGAATAGAAGTTGCTTGGAACCAAGTGAGGATTGATGATGTTTTGCAGTCACCAGaagatttggaaaaattgtattCTGAAGTGCATCTgctgaaattgttgaaacaTGATAATATCATCAAGTTCTATAATTCTTGGGTGgatgataaaaagaaaactgtGAATATGATAACTGAGCTGTTCACATCTGGAAGCCTGAGACAGTATGTTCTCTTGGTTGTttcctatttttcatttttgtttttgtctggCTGCATTTTATGTTATTGATACCTCTTGGTGTTCAGATATCGTAAGAAGCATAAAAATGTGGATATAAAGGCCATAAAGAATTGGGCAAGGCAGATTCTCCTAGGTTTAGTCTATCTTCACGGTCACAATCCACCTGTTATTCACAGGGACTTAAAATGTGACAATATTTTTGTTAATGGAAATCATGGAGAAGTTAAGATTGGAGACCTCGGGTTGGCACTTTTAATGCAGCAACCTACTGCTCAAAGTGTGATTGGTAAGAAAGTACTTCCTTCTCATCCTCCTTTTTCAATCTGATAGACTTAAAAAGAAGTGAACATTTTTCCCTTGCTTACCTTTAGGGACTCCTGAGTTTATGGCTCCTGAGCTATATGAAGAAGAATACAATGAACTTGTCGACATATATTCATTTGGGATGTGCATGTTGGAGATGGTTACTTTTGAGTACCCATACAGTGAATGCAAAAACCCAGCTCAAATATATAAGAAAGTTACCTCGGTAAGCTGAGCAACTTTTGGCCTATCATGATACCATCTACTGGGTGTTTTACTACGAAACCTATAAGCTAACATCCAGTATGTACACTGATGCATTTTTGTTGTAGGGCATTAAACCTGCTGCACTCGGTAAGGTGAGTGATCCCCAAATTAAGGAATTTATAGAGAAATGTCTGGTTTCAGTATCTGAGAGACTGTCAGCAAAGGAGCTTCTCCAAGACCATTTCCTCAGAGCTGAGAATCCAAAGGAACCAATTCGTGATCCCTTACAGTTACCTGATCAAAGTCTCAAAGCAAACAGTTTACCCAAGTCTGGCCCTCATTCCATGGACATAGATTCTGACTATAAGCAGCTATCTTTAAGCACGTGTACAGGAAGCAACAATGGTAGTCCAAGCTGTCCAGTTTTGGAATTTCAGaggaaaaataagaacaatgaaTTTAGGTTAAGAGGGAAGAAAAATGATGACAGCTCAGTATCATTGACCTTGCGTATTGCAGACTCTTCTGGTGAGTATAcacttctctctcatttttagCTGGGGAGCGTTGGAAGTGAAAATACACTGCTCGTTTTCCTCCTGTTTCATAGTTTCATAACAGGTATTTGGATTTATTCTTGCAGGTCGAGTGAGGAATATACACTTCCTCTTTTATCTTGATACAGATACTGCACTTTCAGTGGCTGGCGAGATGGTTGAACAACTGGAGTTGGCAGATCATGATGTGGCATTCATATCTGAGTTTATTGATTACTTGATCATGAAACTTCTTCCTGGATGGAAGCCATCATCTGATTACTCCTCAAGTGGAGCAGTAACTCCATGTGGCATTTCCCCAGTCATTGAAGATGGAAAAACATTAATGACCTGTCAATGGGATTCAATGCTAACTGGTGGTCCAGCTGGGTTGGTGGTTGAGCAAGATGTTCTGTCTGAGTTAAGTATGTGTCCTCAGGATGGTGGAGTACGGGCTGAGGAAGGTAGCGTGTGCAATAATGCTGACAGTACCATTTGCCTTGGCGACTATAATTCTTCTCCAGGTTTGGCTAATTTCGAGGATCAACATTCACAAGCATCAGTTGCTTCAGATATACTGGTGGAAGCATCTTCAACCAAACGTGGAAACGCAGCTGAATCTATTGATTGTAATATTGATGAAAGTCACAAACAATTAAGTTGGTATTTCTCTGAAATAGAGCTTGGGGATACATATTATGATGACTGCAGATTCCAACGAATGGATAGCAGTGGCACAGAGTGCGTTGTGGATGAATTTGCAAAGACATCAGAGTTGTCATTTCCTGTTCTGAGTGGAAAATCCAAAATGATGAGTTTAACAAGCAGCTGTTCGTCACTGTCCTTGGAAGAGAAAGATATAGATGTGGAGCTAAAGTTGGAACTTGATGCAATCGAGTCACAGTATCAAAACTTGTTTCAGGAACTTTCTCAGATGAGGGAAGAAGCATTGGAGGCCACCAAAAGGCGATGGATGGCAAGGAAGAAACTGGCTGTCCATTGATTAATAGCATATTACTGAGGTTTCCTTTTTGGAAAAGTTTGGCTCTATAAAGTCAAACTATCATTACTTTTTGTAATATGATCACTGGACTATCAAAGTTATCACTTTGCCCTCCAATTTGACACGTAATGTGCAAattgttgagaaataatctcatattgcCTGTAAACAAGGccttgggcatgtttataagaaatgagcAATCCTCTCTTatagaaccggttttatgagataagttaagcctataaatttcttataaacatgtccaagaTCTTGTCTACAAGTAATGTGGGATTATTCATCATCACAAATCACCTCCTCATTAAAATCTGATCATTAGACAGATGAACATAGATGTGGCGGAGAACAAATTACAATGGAGGTGGTAGTTTGGAGGGTAAAAcgatcattttgattgtttggTGGTCATTCGAAAAAAGGAGTGGTAGATTGAGAAGGTAAGTGcagttttctcttttattttccttctcttttattttccttgctTTCTTCAATTGTTTTCATTCTCATCCAAAAGGTGCTTTGAAATTACTCTTCAAGGGCCTTGATTATATGTTAATAGGAAACCAAGTATtggatgttttttcttttttctttgtagaAGTTGTGGTCCCTCTTTGGATTAAATTTTTGTACTCTGAGAGGATCTACATGTTGACTTCGTTTGCGAGTATATAAAAAAGTTCATGTATTTGTTGATTATCCGTTCTTCCTTCATCTTTTGCTCATAAGTATTGCAACTCTCAATGTCCTTGCTGGATTGGTCTGAAACTGGCATGTTGCTATATAGTAAGAAAAAGGATTGAGAAAAAAGCTGGTTTTAGCCCTCTTTCTCTTGAAAGTATAATTTATGATCAATCAAGTGCTAATGTAATCAAGATCTTTACACCCTTCAATCAAAGGTTGAAATATAGAATAATATCTACTTAACTATCTATATTAAAAACAGAACACAAAATGGCTGGCCAAGAGGAGCCCATGGATGGCTGGCCACCCAAGGGATGGTGGTGGTCTGCATCCACCTTAAGCATGGTGTATCTCCGCCCACCTTGATGGGTTGCGGCCACTGCTTCTACGGtggataaatgtttttttttttttttaaatagaatgtgAAATATTCCTATGTAGTGTAATCAGGATGTAAAACTAAATTTTACACTACATCCTTGTAGATGCttgcttaaaaaatattatctaagaAAAACTCTTGCAAGGAAACAGCTTGGACAAAAGATCAGCAAAGAAAACTGAAGCATAGCTATAAGAATCATAAGATAATGCTCTCTTCACCTTCGAGCTTTGACCCCAAAATACTCAATATTGGTTAAGTGGAGGACACTTATgattaaggtcccgtttggattcagagatgagttgagatagttttagataaattaaataaaatattgttagactattattttttaatattattattattttgggatttgaaaaagttgaattatttattatattttgtatagaaatttgaaaaaattgtaataatgaattgagatgaatttccAATCTAAACTGTGgctaaattttttcttttctttttttgagttaGGTAGTTGATTGGGTGTCGTTACCAGACATCCGGTagcaacaccaaaaaaaaaaaaaaaaaaaaaaaaaaattaaggtagCCATTACGTGTTGACTAAAAAATGGTTGATCAACTAAATAATGATTTCACCTATTAATTACTTttcttgataattaattatcttaatGAAATAAACTTTTGATCAgttttattcttaacataacATGAGTGGTGCTATTTGAATGTCTTTGTAATTTATACTACACAACGTTAcataatatgatttgatttataagatttagaatttaaaatttatttctaaatcaaACTACaccaaatatatatgtggtgTAAAAGTCtccaaatagaattattcttttattatataaacGTGCTTGTTCTACCACTATAACAAATTAGCTTTTTTCTCACGAGTGATTTTGTCGCAATTAGTCTATATTTttgtccaaaataattttttctcacAATTTCAAGTCGTAACTGACTCCTCAGAAATGCGCGACAACTTATAGTACTTAAAGGTACAAGCGAAATATATGTCAAAAATACTCTTTTGCCAGCGATTCTTTTCCTCGCAAAAGTGGAAACTTTCATCACAAAAAGTATACCAACCATAGTTAACTAGGGTCGGAAATACTTATCTGCCGCAGTGGAAATCACAGAAAATATGCATAgcgaccaaaaaaatattttcgacGAGTTATGTTCACTAGAAATAGTcctttatgaaatttaaaaaaaaaatactagtagaACAGTATCAAAACCTTACacctaaaatacaaaaaatgtgaataatatATTACCAATACACTTACAtcagtaataatatattatgcacTTAAGTAGAgctgaaaacaaaagaatagCAAAGTAAAACTAGAAAAGCTTATAACTGCATAAAAGTAAAACTATAAAAGTTTACAATTGCATTTGACCACGTTGACTAAGTAGACATATGTGAAAATCTCTAGGCTTACAAAGAAGAGATAATGTTGtccattaaatttttatttttcaaaaaacttgAGAGCTGTTTGAAGGGttataaaaatggaaaatcctctaaccacaaagagattatgtaaaaataattttacaaattaacgtGTCTTGATATGgtttgttagattataaaattattcttattgtaaaataaatttaatagatcagataaaattattttaatttataaaattatttttatataattcatttataggTATAACAGtactcattttaaaatggtAAAGGTCTATTTCTAGATGGATGAAGCTCAATGTCAATTGTAGCTGCCTAGGGAAATAGGAGGCTAGTGGAGATAGGGGTGGATTTAGAGAAGAATATGGAAGGCTTTTATTGGTCTGGGTCCTGATACTAAGGTTGAAGTGAGGCCTGTATTGGATGGTTTTGCAGCTGTTTATCACTAGATAGAAGAtggacctatatatatatatatatatatatatatatatatatatatatgcagtgtTGGAATCTATCTTTACGGATTGTGGGGAATTTTTAGAAGACATTTTGGGTGCAGCAATAGAGAGTTACCACTAACACATTACTCTCCAATCGCTAGCTGTAAAGTAGTAATTAACAACCATTGCCAGATCTTAGATATTTAACATTGTATTTTCTGGTTCTGAAAAGGAAAGTACTATTCTAGAGGAATTTCAATGTGTTTTAGTttgtttagtttatattattattttatttacgtACTGATTTATATAATGTCTTttctaaataagaaaataagaaacttAAAAACAGTACTCTTGAGCCGAGCTCAATTAAACATTCAGGTCAATTACAACTCGGATTTCGAGCCAATTAACCTTAAGCTAGATGTTTTCACAAATTAAGCCACGCAAGcttaagttgaattttttaatccGCTTTAAATCAAAAGGTTTTGCTATATGTTAGCTACTATATATCTACAAATCCCATATTTGatcactttttcttttgtttttttttttttttatgaggtgTGGAGTGTGAGATAGTGAATAATGACTTatgagaatgattattttaaatcaCGACGAGCTCAGACAAACTCAACTCACCTAACCTCGATCCAAATCAGccctaattaaaaatataaacaagataataatgagatgagatatgcgCAGGAGGAAAATTTGGTAGCCAGCATTATACTAGTCATGGATTGCCATCACGTTACTGGTTTTTTTTGGATGGGGACTTGAAACTGAATCCTAGCTGGTCATGTTTGAAAATTACGTTGCCTCACCTTCAGCCTACAACACTTTGATTTATTAGGAGACTCCAAATACATAATTAATGGACGGCATTGGAAACTACTCAATAAATACTCCTAATGATAGAAAGATCTTTCTGTCACGTACGTGTCTGAAATTCGTGTTCTTTCTGGCCGCCCTCATGACAACCCCAGTATTGCTTGAATCCTTGATGCAGAACAATGTAAGTACAGTATTGAGAGCAATGACAAAATTGATGAATATCGTGGAAAATGCAGGATGCCAAATGCCACcatatttatatacacacatatgAACGAAACTTCACCTTCTACGGCACCAATCAATGATCATATGTCATATGctctgtgtgtgtatgtgtgtgtgtgtggattttGTACTGGTTATGGAGCCAAATTGTATGATGTGATCAGCAGTGactgaggaggaggaagaaagtgGCGTTTACAAACAAGACAAATTATGTAGATTCCGGCATGCATGATAGCGCCATTAAGTCAAGTTAAAGAGTATTAACCCTCCCTTGCATGGCTTGGTGATcagttttttaagaaaatttcaaTCTCTTAGCTACACGTTCTATGTATGTACCCTTGCAAACCCTATTTTTGGCATACAATAATGTGGACAAAACCTGCTCTAGGTCCCACAGCatgcattaaaaaaaggaagaagaggagaaCAAAAGATAATGACAGccaaaaaaatggaattttcaAAAGTTATTGTAATTACCcatatatgataaggataaaagTAGGTGATGAATGAGATTCCAtattgtttgagaatgaaaagttctgctttttataatatttcaatatgctctaattgtatcattgactagtccttttagagtatagatcATATAGTTTGAATCTTCCATTGAGACGTTACAGTTCTATCGGAAGAGTTTGAGTgcctgttttttctttttcctcctctaAAACTTTGTCGTCTTTCCTTTCTAATTGTAATAGATGGATAATCGAGAGCTTGTATATTAAAGCATTTTATAGTAGATAGATTTTTACTTTAACAATGAAAAGGAAGCTACGTACCAATGGCTCAGGGACTGATCAGGCTAAGAACCGGATCGAAACCCAATCTTATATAAGTTCGGACGTCagtgaaaaacaaaagaaaaggacagCACATTTCATGGACCAAAAGAAAGCAGAGAagaatccaaaatatcaaattgaTAGAGAAtagatgaaagagaaaaggaagcTTCATAGAAGCCAAACTCCGGACAAATTAAGCTATTCCGTCCCATTTGAAGATTACGTCTGTCCACGAGATCGTCACTTATATATATTCTGCTTCCAATTGCACCTTCCTGGAAActgttaaaaagaaataaaagaaaatgcatatatatatatatatatatatagacgttTATCCTGTGATTGGCAGTACCATTGACTATGAAAAGTGAGAGAATCAACACCACACACGTGTCTTATATCTACAGTAGATCAAAACATTAAACTTTTCATATGGACCATTGCATGAGTTCCACACCTTTGATGTGTGAACTTGATTTTTAAGGTCACATCTTTCGGTTTTTGGACCTGCCTAGCTTTCATGACTTTATAGTTCAAAAGCAAAGCAAGGAAACTTTCTATGTTTATAAAGGCTTCAGGGGTCTTCAATATACCTACTGTTATATGTCTTTTGAGCTGTTGATCTTTGTGCCACCACCACTAAAATCCAGTCAACTAGGAAACTTCTTTCATCACCAGGACAATGGAGGACAACATGAAAACCACCATGAAGATGGAATTTGAGGACTTGCTGCCAGTTATGGCAGAAAAGCTAGATGTCGAGGCCTTTGTGACCGAATTATGCAAGGGATTCAAGCTTCTAGCAGACCCAGAAAGGAAGTTGATAACACCCGAGAGTCTAAGGAAAAATTCAGGACTCCTGGGTATGGAGGGGATGAGCAAAGAGGACGCGGAGGGGATGGTTAAAGAAGGCGATCTTGATGGCGATGGGGTGCTTAATGAGACTGAGTTTTGCATTCTGATGGTGAGGCTGAGCCCCGGAATGATGGAAGATGCAGAGGCATGGCTCGAGAAGGCGCTTGATCAAGAGCTGAGGAAATCTTCAGCTTGATTGTGCATTGATCAGTATTTGTAGCAGCAAAAAGGCTGTTCTTCTGGTTTCTGTAACTTGGCTATGGGAGACAATTATCAAATTTATATGGTCCGGTCCGATTGTTAAGATTGGTTCAGGCTACAGCTTTTGTCATCAACAAATTAGGAAAATGGGGCTTAAAATCTTgtgttataataatattgttattgtctgggtatgtaatattaatgtttgGATTAAAATTGGTCAAAACTAGACTCTGAATAAGACGTTGGAAGAATAAATTAGGACCATATTTTGGAGCTTTTAGACTACATGCATCTTGCTATAAATGCTAGCTAACAAGTACGAAATAGCTAGGAACCAGAGTGATTTGCTTTTAGCTCTCATTTTCAACACACAGCTCCAGAAGAACCGATTATTCATTAATGGTGGTTGGGGATTCCAAAATCAGATGTTATGATAATCATGCAACCGAGATGATTTTGCCATCATCCATCTAATGTAATGTTCCGTAGCTGCAGATATCGGATGTGACAGTCGACTTGTGCTGTAGAACATATAATCATTTGTTAAGTGAAAAAGAGCTAGTTCCTCTCAATGCTCCGAAACAAACATTACAGTACGATGAATAAAGACAAATctggaaatgaaatgaaacctAACTAATGTATTTGGTGCCATAATTTATCAACTGTTCACGAAGGTAGTTTTGTCGGCTGAAGAAGAATCTATAAGCGCTAGGATGTATGTCGGAATTGTCCATATATAGGCTGGGTTTCCACTCTCACATCCTTGGATAAGAGAGCATGTGGTGGTATCTCCCAGTAAAAGAAGCACGGAGTTCTTGGGAAAAAGGACCACAACAATTTTTGTAACCACTCGTGATATCCAAGTGCGTAGTTGCCAGCGCATGTGTTTAATTCACGCACTAAAGAGACTCAGGTTTGAGGAGGATGTGTGGCGACGAGCGCCGCTTAATTGCATATAAGAGATTTGAGGTTGTGTTTAAAGTTAACTCATCACAAatcatctattattttttcatacatttcaatttaaaaagttaaacctatctctataaaatccataaaatattatcattcacaactcaattcaacttatctcaacgttcaaacgtatccGAAACTTCctcaataaaatataagaaaaaaaatcaaaaaagacATAAAAGTTGCTTGACATGGTCATTTGGTCAATGAGCCAATGAACAGTCATTTAGAAGTAAAATAACATCGAGAGCTGGAGCCTTTGGGTGGCACATGGCGGCCATGCATGACAATGGTAACGTAAGTGTAGCGACGCGTTCGACGATTACGACGGCCGATGGTATTAGGTGAACGAAGGTGGGGTGGCACTTCTAATTCAGGGGGTACGTTGAGTTGTTcaattggaaagaaaataaattttccaCCCTTAAATTAATACATGGATGTTTCAATTACCAAAATCAATACTTACTTTATACCGTCTAATAGAAAGTCAAAACCTCATAACATATATTTCAAAAAGACtaatcaataatacaattaaaactttattgaaactttataaagagcaagaacttctcattctcagaCAATATGAAATGTCATACACACTACCGATCATTATGCTTATTATATAGAGTATCACAATGTGTATATAGAAGTTTTTTAATAGTttgataatataacataaacgATATGAAAACAAATCTTTGGAGTTCgagaatagttttaaattaagaGCAATGATGGAGAGACAATTATTTTGCCGAACACATAGTGCcaataaataaagaaacaaaagggGGGTGGGTTTCGCTCCCACATTCTCTAGTTCCTGTTCGGGGGCTGCAAATTATCCCCTTCAAGGTAGGTGGTGtcatgaacttatttttttttatatttcttatatattttctacTCGTTTAATTTTGGTAAAAGCAAACAAGAAAACCCAGTTACAATGCCTGAGAAACAACTGCATACAAGTAAAAGCAAAGGTTGTGCTCTCTCCGATCTCCACAGTCGGCTTTCATCAAGTTAAAACAGTTTTCACAGGAAATTCATTTCTCTCGGAtcaaaatagaattttaaaagCCGCGGATCAAAGTTAAGAATCCCAACACACATTGGCTCGGGGCGTCCGGCCGCTGTCATTGCTAAACAACTGCAAACGGCTTAAGTCGAAATGCAAATCACTTTAAACCTTTCTTTTATAGGTAGGTAGCAAATCACTCTAAACATAGAAGTGTGCTAATTCTCAAATCTTACAACTGAAAATATCAATGTAACAAGTAGAAATTCTCCATCTCAAATACGTAGCAAAAGCTAAAGAGTACCATAATTCGAGCTAAagcttttttcaacttccctAGTAACAGGATTTTCTTTCAAGTTCCTGACCTTCGAATAGGCGATTGGCTGCAAGTAGACATTCAAgcttaacaaattaaatataagaCAAGTAAAGTCTACcccaaaaataagaaataaaaatgcaaaatttcacaaaattatatgGACATTGCACCGTTAAATTACAAGTTACCTCCGGAATCGGCCATATTCAGGACTCCTGTTCCTGCCATAATCAGGACTCCTGCGCCTGTCATATGCTGGACCATTGTACCTATCATAAACAGGGCTACCTGGACGACCATAATCAGGACTCCGGCGTCTATGATACACTGGACTTGGTGACCTTTTGTAAGGACTAACCCCACGCCCACTATAACTTCTTTTTCTAGGGCTATCGTGATGGCTGTCACCGCTCTCATCGTCATCCCTTAAAGCGTACTCAACAGATACTACTCTGTCTAAAAGCTTGCTGCAAAATGACACAACACCCATTGGTTTGATAGGTCACAGTACCGTAATAAAGATAAGTTAGCAAAGCAAACTGAACAAATGCAAACCTCATGTGAGTACACTCGAGTGCTTTGGTAGCATCTTCCTGAGTCTCAAACTGAACAAATGCAAAGTTCCGTCGAATTCGAACATGAAGAATCCTTCCGTAAGGTTCAAAGTGCCTTTCTATATCACGCACAGTTGTGCGTATTGGATCAAAGTTAATTATGAACAAGGTTTTAGTAGGCCTTTGGTTTGCCACGGACCTAGATCCATCACGAGGCCGACCACGTTCCCCCTGGAAAA
Above is a genomic segment from Juglans microcarpa x Juglans regia isolate MS1-56 chromosome 1D, Jm3101_v1.0, whole genome shotgun sequence containing:
- the LOC121266830 gene encoding probable serine/threonine-protein kinase WNK10 isoform X2 → MTSGAGLLMPPNTGVFGTMAELPESVADHLEKDPTGRYVRYNEVLGRGAFKTVDLKCDNIFVNGNHGEVKIGDLGLALLMQQPTAQSVIGTPEFMAPELYEEEYNELVDIYSFGMCMLEMVTFEYPYSECKNPAQIYKKVTSGIKPAALGKVSDPQIKEFIEKCLVSVSERLSAKELLQDHFLRAENPKEPIRDPLQLPDQSLKANSLPKSGPHSMDIDSDYKQLSLSTCTGSNNGSPSCPVLEFQRKNKNNEFRLRGKKNDDSSVSLTLRIADSSGRVRNIHFLFYLDTDTALSVAGEMVEQLELADHDVAFISEFIDYLIMKLLPGWKPSSDYSSSGAVTPCGISPVIEDGKTLMTCQWDSMLTGGPAGLVVEQDVLSELSMCPQDGGVRAEEGSVCNNADSTICLGDYNSSPGLANFEDQHSQASVASDILVEASSTKRGNAAESIDCNIDESHKQLSWYFSEIELGDTYYDDCRFQRMDSSGTECVVDEFAKTSELSFPVLSGKSKMMSLTSSCSSLSLEEKDIDVELKLELDAIESQYQNLFQELSQMREEALEATKRRWMARKKLAVH
- the LOC121266830 gene encoding probable serine/threonine-protein kinase WNK10 isoform X1, which produces MTSGAGLLMPPNTGVFGTMAELPESVADHLEKDPTGRYVRYNEVLGRGAFKTVFKAFDEVDGIEVAWNQVRIDDVLQSPEDLEKLYSEVHLLKLLKHDNIIKFYNSWVDDKKKTVNMITELFTSGSLRQYRKKHKNVDIKAIKNWARQILLGLVYLHGHNPPVIHRDLKCDNIFVNGNHGEVKIGDLGLALLMQQPTAQSVIGTPEFMAPELYEEEYNELVDIYSFGMCMLEMVTFEYPYSECKNPAQIYKKVTSGIKPAALGKVSDPQIKEFIEKCLVSVSERLSAKELLQDHFLRAENPKEPIRDPLQLPDQSLKANSLPKSGPHSMDIDSDYKQLSLSTCTGSNNGSPSCPVLEFQRKNKNNEFRLRGKKNDDSSVSLTLRIADSSGRVRNIHFLFYLDTDTALSVAGEMVEQLELADHDVAFISEFIDYLIMKLLPGWKPSSDYSSSGAVTPCGISPVIEDGKTLMTCQWDSMLTGGPAGLVVEQDVLSELSMCPQDGGVRAEEGSVCNNADSTICLGDYNSSPGLANFEDQHSQASVASDILVEASSTKRGNAAESIDCNIDESHKQLSWYFSEIELGDTYYDDCRFQRMDSSGTECVVDEFAKTSELSFPVLSGKSKMMSLTSSCSSLSLEEKDIDVELKLELDAIESQYQNLFQELSQMREEALEATKRRWMARKKLAVH
- the LOC121242920 gene encoding calcium-binding protein KIC; the encoded protein is MEDNMKTTMKMEFEDLLPVMAEKLDVEAFVTELCKGFKLLADPERKLITPESLRKNSGLLGMEGMSKEDAEGMVKEGDLDGDGVLNETEFCILMVRLSPGMMEDAEAWLEKALDQELRKSSA
- the LOC121268886 gene encoding serine/arginine-rich splicing factor RS31, which produces MAPPSAKTHKNPILFPRALFLIETNRRLLKVATMRPVFVGNFEYDTRQSELERLFGKYGKIERVDMKSGFAFVYFMDERDAEDAIRGLDNRPFGFDRRRLSVEWARGERGRPRDGSRSVANQRPTKTLFIINFDPIRTTVRDIERHFEPYGRILHVRIRRNFAFVQFETQEDATKALECTHMSKLLDRVVSVEYALRDDDESGDSHHDSPRKRSYSGRGVSPYKRSPSPVYHRRRSPDYGRPGSPVYDRYNGPAYDRRRSPDYGRNRSPEYGRFRSQSPIRRSGT